A window from Drosophila nasuta strain 15112-1781.00 chromosome 3, ASM2355853v1, whole genome shotgun sequence encodes these proteins:
- the LOC132793979 gene encoding probable peptidoglycan muropeptide transporter SLC46 isoform X1 produces MSVTEEGTQNARRTSIGSSAASSNIIAIERQRRSFGEWLWDAVTATSVEPTMFLYMFAFMITSVVEQNFFVQKACLVNRNFSAEICDNINNAENEEYKKKVLETTAWFHQWENIAAHIFPIFLALFLGSFSDRRGRKLPLLMGLVGKFIYSAMVVVNAKMTNWPVENVIYTATLPSALTGADVAIFASCFAYISDITTLNNRTIRVTILDVVYLSAMPTGVALGSYLFYNVFNQSYADMFAVNATLLFLAIVYTLFALKWQTTPNQRSLRELGCCGFWADFFDKQHIKDSFAVLFKPRMGHRRSFLYILLISMALYTFQRDEGSYMYLYTFGKFGWQVSSYSTFKTFKSTAFVVMMLLAVPVMNKLLGWRDTTIIFIGTWAHALARLFYYFAMGPTLFYVGGAVCSLGPIVGPMIRSMTSKIVPQSERGKVFALLSVCDNAVPFISGVCYSQIYVATLETSHGGGIYLLTIGTQMAVFLLVLCIHIVLGRNSLAVPNVEENDSGLISETVSTDRHRDSLSKKTEQEAT; encoded by the exons GCGAATGGCTGTGGGACGCCGTCACCGCCACCTCTGTGGAGCCCACGATGTTTCTGTACATGTTCGCCTTCATGATCACCTCGGTGGTTGAGCAGAACTTCTTTGTGCAGAAGGCGTGCCTGGTGAACAGAAATTTCTCCGCCGAGATCTGTGACAACATCAATAATGCAGAGAACGAGGAGTACAAGAAGAAGGTGCTGGAGACAACGGCCTGGTTCCACCAGTGGGAGAACATTGCAGCGCACATCTTTCCCATATTCCTAGCTCTCTTTCTGGGCTCCTTTTCGGATAGACGCGGTCGCAAGCTGCCGCTGCTCATGGGGCTGGTGGGTAAGTTCATCTACTCCGCGATGGTAGTAGTGAATGCCAAGATGACAAACTGGCCGGTGGAGAATGTCATCTATACAGCCACGCTGCCATCGGCGTTGACGGGCGCCGATGTGGCCATATTTGCAAGCTGCTTTGCGTACATATCGGACATCACAACGCTGAATAATCGCACAATTAGGGTGACCATATTGGATGTGGTTTATCTGAGTGCCATGCCCACAGGCGTAGCCTTGGGCTCCTATCTGTTCTACAATGTCTTCAATCAATCCTATGCGGACATGTTTGCGGTCAACGCAACGTTATTGTTTCTGGCGATTGTCTACACGTTGTTTGCGCTGAAG TGGCAAACGACTCCCAATCAACGCTCGTTGAGGGAGTTGGGTTGCTGTGGCTTCTGGGCAGACTTCTTTGACAAGCAGCACATTAAGGATTCGTTTGCAGTGTTGTTCAAGCCACGCATGGGCCACAGACGCAGCTTCCTGTATATCCTGCTCATCAGTATGGCACTCTACACGTTCCAACGCGATGAGGGAAGCTACATGTATCTTTACACATTCGGCAAGTTCGGCTGGCAGGTCAGTTCCTACAGTACCTTCAAGACGTTTAAGTCAACGGCCTTTGTCGTCATGATGCTGCTGGCTGTGCCCGTGATGAACAAACTCCTCGGCTGGCGCGACACA ACGATCATCTTTATTGGCACCTGGGCACATGCGCTTGCCCGACTGTTCTACTACTTTGCCATGGGCCCAACGCTGTTCTATGTGGGTGGCGCAGTCTGCAGTTTAGGTCCTATTGTTGGACCCATGATACGTTCGATGACGTCGAAGATTGTGCCCCAATCAGAACGTGGCAAGGTCTTTGCCTTGCTCTCGGTCTGTGACAATGCGGTGCCCTTCATCAGCGGCGTTTGCTACTCTCAAATCTATGTCGCCACGCTCGAAACTAGTCACGGCGGTGGCATCTATCTACTGACCATTGGCACTCAAATGGCAGTCTTTTTGCTAGTGCT TTGCATTCACATTGTGTTGGGCCGAAACTCGTTGGCTGTGCCAAATGTGGAGGAGAACGACAGCGGACTTATTAGCGAAACTGTCTCAACAGACAGACATCGGGATAGTCTATCCAAAAAGACGGAACAGGAGGCCACATAA
- the LOC132793979 gene encoding probable peptidoglycan muropeptide transporter SLC46 isoform X2, with product MEGTQNARRTSIGSSAASSNIIAIERQRRSFGEWLWDAVTATSVEPTMFLYMFAFMITSVVEQNFFVQKACLVNRNFSAEICDNINNAENEEYKKKVLETTAWFHQWENIAAHIFPIFLALFLGSFSDRRGRKLPLLMGLVGKFIYSAMVVVNAKMTNWPVENVIYTATLPSALTGADVAIFASCFAYISDITTLNNRTIRVTILDVVYLSAMPTGVALGSYLFYNVFNQSYADMFAVNATLLFLAIVYTLFALKWQTTPNQRSLRELGCCGFWADFFDKQHIKDSFAVLFKPRMGHRRSFLYILLISMALYTFQRDEGSYMYLYTFGKFGWQVSSYSTFKTFKSTAFVVMMLLAVPVMNKLLGWRDTTIIFIGTWAHALARLFYYFAMGPTLFYVGGAVCSLGPIVGPMIRSMTSKIVPQSERGKVFALLSVCDNAVPFISGVCYSQIYVATLETSHGGGIYLLTIGTQMAVFLLVLCIHIVLGRNSLAVPNVEENDSGLISETVSTDRHRDSLSKKTEQEAT from the exons GCGAATGGCTGTGGGACGCCGTCACCGCCACCTCTGTGGAGCCCACGATGTTTCTGTACATGTTCGCCTTCATGATCACCTCGGTGGTTGAGCAGAACTTCTTTGTGCAGAAGGCGTGCCTGGTGAACAGAAATTTCTCCGCCGAGATCTGTGACAACATCAATAATGCAGAGAACGAGGAGTACAAGAAGAAGGTGCTGGAGACAACGGCCTGGTTCCACCAGTGGGAGAACATTGCAGCGCACATCTTTCCCATATTCCTAGCTCTCTTTCTGGGCTCCTTTTCGGATAGACGCGGTCGCAAGCTGCCGCTGCTCATGGGGCTGGTGGGTAAGTTCATCTACTCCGCGATGGTAGTAGTGAATGCCAAGATGACAAACTGGCCGGTGGAGAATGTCATCTATACAGCCACGCTGCCATCGGCGTTGACGGGCGCCGATGTGGCCATATTTGCAAGCTGCTTTGCGTACATATCGGACATCACAACGCTGAATAATCGCACAATTAGGGTGACCATATTGGATGTGGTTTATCTGAGTGCCATGCCCACAGGCGTAGCCTTGGGCTCCTATCTGTTCTACAATGTCTTCAATCAATCCTATGCGGACATGTTTGCGGTCAACGCAACGTTATTGTTTCTGGCGATTGTCTACACGTTGTTTGCGCTGAAG TGGCAAACGACTCCCAATCAACGCTCGTTGAGGGAGTTGGGTTGCTGTGGCTTCTGGGCAGACTTCTTTGACAAGCAGCACATTAAGGATTCGTTTGCAGTGTTGTTCAAGCCACGCATGGGCCACAGACGCAGCTTCCTGTATATCCTGCTCATCAGTATGGCACTCTACACGTTCCAACGCGATGAGGGAAGCTACATGTATCTTTACACATTCGGCAAGTTCGGCTGGCAGGTCAGTTCCTACAGTACCTTCAAGACGTTTAAGTCAACGGCCTTTGTCGTCATGATGCTGCTGGCTGTGCCCGTGATGAACAAACTCCTCGGCTGGCGCGACACA ACGATCATCTTTATTGGCACCTGGGCACATGCGCTTGCCCGACTGTTCTACTACTTTGCCATGGGCCCAACGCTGTTCTATGTGGGTGGCGCAGTCTGCAGTTTAGGTCCTATTGTTGGACCCATGATACGTTCGATGACGTCGAAGATTGTGCCCCAATCAGAACGTGGCAAGGTCTTTGCCTTGCTCTCGGTCTGTGACAATGCGGTGCCCTTCATCAGCGGCGTTTGCTACTCTCAAATCTATGTCGCCACGCTCGAAACTAGTCACGGCGGTGGCATCTATCTACTGACCATTGGCACTCAAATGGCAGTCTTTTTGCTAGTGCT TTGCATTCACATTGTGTTGGGCCGAAACTCGTTGGCTGTGCCAAATGTGGAGGAGAACGACAGCGGACTTATTAGCGAAACTGTCTCAACAGACAGACATCGGGATAGTCTATCCAAAAAGACGGAACAGGAGGCCACATAA